In the genome of Ignavibacteriales bacterium, one region contains:
- the phoU gene encoding phosphate signaling complex protein PhoU, producing the protein MERQFEHQIEKLRTRVIKMCSLVDEQVEFAIRSIEEENTELSTLVIQRDNKVDKFDLKIDKICQKIIALNQPVAMDLRMIMSSLTINTNLERIGDIAVNISESFLILKKKPSFLAESRFYEMAKVVKTMIRNAIDSFIDSDAKLAQKVIETDNILDNYNIENHKILIDIMKRSPDNIEQAVALLVICRQMERLGDHATNIAEDVFFIVEAQMIKHKYEKYIFSEEHDDEDDEESVSKSPNE; encoded by the coding sequence ATGGAAAGACAATTTGAACATCAGATAGAAAAATTAAGAACACGTGTTATTAAAATGTGCAGTCTTGTTGATGAGCAGGTCGAATTTGCTATCAGATCAATTGAAGAGGAGAATACTGAGCTTTCGACACTTGTAATTCAGCGTGACAATAAAGTAGATAAATTTGATTTGAAAATTGACAAAATATGTCAAAAGATAATTGCTCTTAATCAGCCCGTTGCAATGGATCTCAGGATGATTATGTCGTCACTTACAATAAACACAAATCTTGAAAGAATAGGTGACATTGCAGTTAACATCTCCGAAAGTTTTTTAATACTTAAAAAGAAACCTTCCTTCCTTGCTGAAAGTCGTTTTTATGAGATGGCAAAAGTTGTTAAGACAATGATACGTAATGCGATTGATTCATTTATTGACAGTGATGCGAAGCTTGCTCAAAAGGTAATTGAGACTGATAACATTCTTGATAATTATAACATCGAGAACCATAAAATACTTATTGATATAATGAAGAGGAGCCCTGATAATATTGAACAGGCAGTTGCGTTATTAGTGATATGCAGGCAGATGGAACGCCTTGGTGATCATGCAACTAATATTGCTGAAGATGTTTTCTTTATTGTTGAAGCTCAGATGATAAAACATAAATATGAAAAGTATATTTTCAGCGAAGAGCACGATGATGAGGACGATGAAGAGTCGGTTTCGAAATCACCGAATGAATAA
- a CDS encoding phosphate ABC transporter ATP-binding protein, with product MKKDSTLMTALPTDKKHDHHDKIKIRVRDLDFYYGESLALKKISMDIPSNQVTALIGPSGCGKSTFLRSLNRMNDLVDGVRIHGEISLDGKDIYKSAVDVVDLRKKVGMIFQKSNPFPKSVYENVAFGLRIGGISDKSKKQMDEIVERSLKQAAIWDEVKDRLNESALGLSGGQQQRLCIARALAIEPEIILMDEPASALDPISTAKIEELIHDLKKEYTIVIVTHNLQQAARVSNYTAFFYLGELIEFDKTTKIFTNPSKRQTEDYVTGRFG from the coding sequence ATGAAGAAAGACAGCACTTTAATGACAGCACTACCAACTGACAAAAAGCATGACCATCATGATAAAATAAAGATAAGGGTTAGGGATCTCGATTTTTATTACGGTGAATCATTGGCGCTTAAGAAAATATCCATGGATATTCCATCAAACCAGGTTACTGCACTTATTGGTCCATCTGGATGCGGCAAATCAACTTTTTTAAGATCACTAAACCGGATGAATGATCTTGTTGATGGTGTTAGAATTCACGGTGAAATTTCGTTAGACGGAAAAGATATTTACAAGTCTGCAGTGGATGTTGTTGATCTGAGAAAAAAAGTCGGAATGATATTTCAAAAATCAAATCCTTTTCCAAAATCTGTTTATGAAAATGTTGCATTCGGATTGAGGATTGGCGGCATAAGTGACAAATCAAAAAAACAAATGGATGAAATTGTTGAGAGAAGTCTTAAACAGGCTGCAATATGGGATGAAGTGAAAGACAGACTAAATGAATCTGCGCTTGGACTCTCCGGCGGTCAACAGCAAAGACTTTGTATTGCCCGGGCGCTGGCAATTGAACCCGAGATTATTCTTATGGATGAGCCGGCAAGTGCGCTTGACCCGATATCAACAGCAAAAATAGAAGAGCTTATTCACGACCTGAAAAAAGAATATACCATTGTTATCGTTACTCATAATCTTCAACAGGCAGCACGTGTAAGTAATTACACAGCGTTTTTTTATTTAGGGGAATTAATCGAATTCGATAAAACGACTAAAATATTTACCAATCCTTCAAAACGTCAGACGGAGGATTATGTTACAGGAAGATTTGGTTAA